Proteins encoded within one genomic window of Humulus lupulus chromosome 1, drHumLupu1.1, whole genome shotgun sequence:
- the LOC133822467 gene encoding uncharacterized protein LOC133822467 → MDYKQRTLFRKRVSGERENSSLFVIAAIGGYMVAFAGQKYAARSQLILVADDAHIITSFALVLEFDRGTLVNFHCRKFGCADCARDKSFVCLNKEDCALQRSKCINQEGTFECPISIQLTFSGTGKNLNTLNSLYELKILRHNSLLGLFHSLTRSLLTN, encoded by the exons ATGGATTACAAACAGAGAACTCTGTTTCGGAAGAGAGtttcgggagagagagagaatagttcTCTGTTTGTAATT GCTGCGATCGGTGGATATATGGTGGCATTTGCTGGACAAAAGTACGCAGCAAGATCACAACTCATTTTAGTTGCAGACGACGCACACATCATAACAAGTTTTGCTTTg GTACTGGAATTTGATAGGGGTACTCTGGTAAACTTCCACTGTAGAAAGTTTGGGTGCGCAGATTGCGCAAGGGACAAGTCATTTGTGTGCCTCAATAAAGAAGACTGTGCACTGCAAAGGTCCAAGTGTATAAATCAAGAAGGGACTTTTGAGTGCCCTATAAGCATACAGTTGACATTCTCTGGCACTGGCAAGAATCTTAATACCCTCAATTCCTTGTATGAGCTCAAGATTCTTCGACACAACTCCCTCCTTGGCCTCTTTCACTCTCTTACTCGTTCTCTCCTCACCAATTAG